A single region of the Methanothermobacter sp. K4 genome encodes:
- a CDS encoding 4Fe-4S binding protein: protein MKVKEWCMFCGECAGVCPRNLIEVRENSLKFSEDQCRECNICIQVCPVRALER from the coding sequence ATGAAGGTGAAGGAATGGTGTATGTTCTGTGGGGAATGTGCAGGTGTGTGCCCACGGAACCTCATAGAGGTCAGGGAGAATTCCCTGAAATTTTCAGAGGACCAGTGCAGGGAATGCAACATATGCATACAGGTATGCCCTGTGAGGGCCCTTGAGAGGTGA
- a CDS encoding Coenzyme F420 hydrogenase/dehydrogenase, beta subunit C-terminal domain yields the protein MNKLDEFIERATRRLPSEEMEEVACELKSHILDSAEAIAASRKTEVNEEVIAEALERMGSPEKIAEMYPSEKKWKPGKIVESGICARCGTCAVICPNSIISFNGHPELREECLRNGHGMCFEVCPRVSSDGYQISIRENFQEEVYHGRGTVRGQDGGVVTTFLRYLLKNSKIDGAIVVGDEHWKPVSLLVQTAEDLEETSKSKYSISTLDALRTAGELGLERVAVVGLPCQINGLRKLQYFPYLAKHDLELGRKGKPVKLPEIRYLIGLFCTEKFEYGDLRKLLRENGIRMEDVEKFIIRRGKLEVQLADKTETLNLRDIRISEGCRSCRDFDASLADVSVGSAGSPEGYSTIIVRTRRGAEIADAVELMESADKTKIKKMRDLKLKRFQRELERRRKNGEYISFYWTSDYPGVSRRADGTYFIRVRARPSGWYSPSEVKELVRIAEKYGARIKVTNRGSYELHDVSGFDVEDAVAELNSAGLLTGSEGPLVRATLACPGKENCGSGIIDTTAICSAIEERFREMPAPYKFKIAVSGCPNRCMRPQIHDVGVAGVEFPETIEETCNGCGRCFEVCKVEAISVRGETSHTNHDLCVGCGKCIRECPHTARRAREEGYILYIGGKAGRELVEGIKTRVNTVDEILEYIDAVIRVYTRYASKPQRERLASTMKRVGEEKFMGEVRRLIKGRSHNQ from the coding sequence ATGAATAAACTTGATGAATTCATAGAAAGGGCGACCAGGAGATTACCATCAGAGGAAATGGAGGAGGTTGCCTGTGAACTGAAAAGCCACATACTTGACAGTGCAGAGGCAATAGCCGCATCAAGAAAAACCGAAGTTAATGAGGAGGTGATCGCTGAGGCCCTGGAGAGAATGGGGTCACCTGAGAAAATCGCAGAGATGTACCCCTCAGAGAAAAAATGGAAGCCTGGAAAGATCGTGGAGTCAGGAATCTGTGCAAGGTGCGGTACCTGTGCAGTCATATGTCCCAACAGCATCATATCATTCAATGGCCATCCTGAACTCAGAGAAGAGTGCCTCAGAAACGGCCATGGTATGTGCTTCGAGGTATGCCCCAGGGTCTCCTCAGACGGTTATCAGATCAGCATAAGGGAGAACTTCCAGGAGGAGGTATACCATGGAAGGGGAACCGTGAGGGGCCAGGACGGTGGTGTGGTAACAACGTTTCTCAGATACCTCCTCAAAAACAGCAAGATCGACGGTGCCATAGTCGTCGGCGATGAACACTGGAAACCTGTATCACTCCTTGTGCAGACAGCAGAGGACCTTGAGGAGACAAGCAAATCAAAGTACAGCATATCAACCCTTGATGCCCTCAGAACCGCTGGTGAACTCGGACTTGAGAGGGTGGCAGTTGTTGGACTTCCCTGCCAGATAAACGGTCTAAGAAAACTCCAGTACTTCCCCTACCTTGCAAAGCATGACCTGGAACTTGGAAGAAAGGGCAAACCAGTGAAACTCCCCGAGATACGTTACCTCATAGGCCTATTCTGCACCGAGAAATTCGAATATGGCGACCTCAGAAAGCTGCTGAGGGAAAATGGTATCAGAATGGAGGACGTTGAAAAATTCATCATAAGGAGGGGTAAGCTTGAGGTTCAGCTTGCTGATAAAACAGAAACACTTAACCTCAGGGACATCAGGATCTCAGAGGGCTGCAGATCCTGCAGGGACTTTGACGCAAGCCTTGCAGACGTCTCTGTGGGCTCCGCTGGAAGCCCCGAAGGTTACTCAACAATCATAGTGAGAACCAGGAGGGGCGCTGAAATAGCCGATGCGGTTGAACTCATGGAGAGTGCAGATAAAACGAAAATAAAGAAGATGAGGGACCTGAAACTCAAAAGATTCCAGAGGGAACTTGAGAGAAGGAGAAAGAATGGTGAATACATCTCCTTCTACTGGACCTCCGATTACCCTGGCGTATCCAGGAGGGCCGATGGCACCTACTTCATAAGGGTCAGGGCCCGGCCATCAGGATGGTACAGCCCCTCAGAGGTGAAGGAACTTGTGAGGATCGCCGAGAAATACGGTGCAAGGATCAAGGTCACCAACAGGGGATCCTATGAGCTCCACGATGTGAGTGGCTTTGACGTTGAGGACGCCGTTGCTGAACTCAACTCCGCAGGGCTCCTCACAGGATCAGAGGGTCCCCTTGTAAGGGCCACACTTGCCTGTCCAGGTAAGGAGAACTGTGGAAGTGGGATCATAGACACCACAGCCATCTGCAGTGCCATAGAGGAGAGGTTCAGGGAGATGCCAGCACCATACAAGTTCAAGATAGCGGTGAGTGGCTGTCCAAACAGGTGCATGAGGCCCCAGATCCACGATGTGGGTGTTGCAGGTGTTGAATTCCCTGAGACCATTGAGGAAACCTGTAACGGCTGCGGCAGGTGCTTCGAGGTCTGCAAGGTGGAGGCCATCAGCGTGCGTGGTGAGACCTCCCACACCAACCATGACCTCTGCGTGGGCTGCGGTAAATGCATAAGGGAGTGCCCACACACTGCAAGGAGGGCTAGAGAAGAGGGTTACATACTCTACATAGGCGGTAAGGCTGGTAGAGAACTGGTTGAGGGTATAAAGACCCGTGTTAACACTGTTGATGAGATACTGGAATACATAGACGCTGTTATCAGGGTCTACACCAGGTATGCCAGTAAGCCGCAGAGGGAGAGGCTCGCATCAACCATGAAACGTGTCGGTGAGGAAAAGTTCATGGGTGAGGTGAGGAGGCTCATAAAGGGGAGATCACATAACCAGTGA
- a CDS encoding PadR family transcriptional regulator has product MGGICERFEKEIRRGAIQLAVVCLLERELYGYEIVKKLKKSGFRVEEGTIYPLLRRLESEGILESKWNTGGGRPRKYYRITDYGKKVRKKWLEFFRTVNQAIKEIETFMEADQ; this is encoded by the coding sequence ATGGGTGGTATATGTGAAAGGTTCGAAAAGGAGATCAGACGTGGGGCCATACAGCTCGCAGTGGTCTGTCTCCTTGAAAGAGAACTCTACGGATATGAAATCGTGAAAAAACTTAAAAAATCAGGATTCAGAGTTGAGGAAGGAACCATCTATCCACTGCTCAGAAGACTTGAGTCCGAGGGAATACTTGAGAGCAAATGGAATACAGGTGGAGGTAGACCCAGAAAATATTACAGGATCACAGATTACGGGAAGAAGGTAAGGAAGAAATGGCTTGAATTTTTCAGGACAGTGAACCAGGCGATAAAAGAAATTGAAACGTTTATGGAGGCAGATCAATGA
- a CDS encoding sensor histidine kinase, whose protein sequence is MSTATLPVNPLIAAYSCSLILIIRRYYHAGQTLAYITGIISYALVMTHLTGVVETVEALRVNPIISVELLMAGVGILGLYPDRGVIEPVSSWMMGGYTARVLLATIITTVTVAGVLVLRGREQLPFPAEVFLLSMTVALIIITITFTAHRLNTLDHERLMNERRIRSTRRFFRDVIENLEEAIAVIDADGNPLHINRAMRELEIDYRSINYGFRDVKAPSHIRSLTVRGRHFTGWYIPIDEGAIISLTDITDLMRVQEELERNIMEKDALLRELHHRVKNNLQIILSLINMQMRSAGEDAREALIRTSTRVQTLAAIHESVYGLGSMAEVRMHECIMRIVEHLRSAFDALDVEFHIDARHTFNVETAMPLALIINELVSNSLQHAFPEGRGTVKVEINRTNSDYCLRVVDDGVGFSGEKRMGLELALNLARQIEGDLRILLREDVGGTDVTVPFRELHYRRRL, encoded by the coding sequence ATGAGTACAGCTACCTTACCTGTAAATCCGCTGATAGCAGCTTATTCCTGCAGTTTAATCCTCATAATCCGCAGATACTATCATGCAGGTCAGACACTTGCATACATCACAGGCATCATATCCTATGCCCTGGTGATGACCCACCTCACAGGTGTGGTAGAAACCGTCGAGGCCCTGAGGGTGAACCCCATCATTTCAGTGGAACTTCTCATGGCCGGTGTGGGGATACTTGGCCTTTACCCTGATAGGGGAGTTATTGAGCCTGTCTCCTCATGGATGATGGGGGGCTACACAGCACGGGTTCTCCTTGCAACCATCATCACAACAGTAACGGTAGCAGGGGTCCTTGTACTGAGGGGGAGGGAGCAGCTCCCATTCCCTGCGGAGGTGTTCCTCCTTTCAATGACAGTTGCACTTATCATAATCACCATAACCTTCACAGCCCACAGGCTCAATACACTCGACCATGAACGCCTCATGAATGAAAGAAGGATTAGAAGCACACGAAGATTCTTCAGGGATGTGATTGAGAATCTTGAGGAGGCCATAGCCGTTATAGATGCAGATGGCAATCCATTGCACATCAACAGGGCAATGCGAGAACTTGAAATTGATTACAGGTCCATTAATTATGGATTCAGAGATGTGAAAGCGCCATCACACATCAGAAGCCTTACAGTTAGGGGGAGACACTTCACAGGATGGTACATCCCCATTGATGAGGGGGCAATAATCTCCCTGACAGATATAACAGACCTCATGAGGGTTCAGGAGGAACTAGAGCGGAACATCATGGAGAAGGATGCGCTGCTCCGGGAACTCCATCACAGGGTGAAGAATAACCTCCAGATCATCCTGAGCCTCATAAACATGCAGATGAGATCTGCCGGTGAGGATGCAAGGGAGGCTCTCATACGGACATCAACCAGAGTCCAGACACTGGCAGCAATCCATGAATCAGTGTATGGGCTGGGGAGCATGGCAGAGGTGAGGATGCATGAGTGCATAATGAGGATAGTGGAACACCTCAGATCAGCATTTGATGCACTGGATGTTGAGTTTCACATAGACGCCCGCCATACCTTCAACGTTGAGACAGCCATGCCACTGGCCCTGATAATAAATGAGCTGGTGTCCAACTCCCTTCAGCACGCCTTCCCTGAGGGGAGGGGTACCGTGAAGGTTGAAATCAACAGAACGAACTCAGATTACTGTCTCAGGGTAGTGGATGATGGTGTGGGGTTTTCAGGTGAGAAAAGGATGGGCCTCGAGCTTGCACTGAACCTTGCCAGGCAGATAGAGGGGGACCTCAGGATACTCCTCAGGGAGGATGTAGGGGGTACAGATGTCACGGTACCCTTCAGGGAGCTTCACTACAGGAGGAGACTCTAA
- a CDS encoding NAD(P)H-dependent oxidoreductase, with protein MHVYILFAHPSRTSFSREVLEAFTEGLSEAGHTYEVGDLYGMNFRSELSQEEYLREISQDEGSPLPLDVIEEHEKIGRADALAFIYPLWWSDCPAKLKGWFDRVWTYGYAYFYEDGERGTRIDIEKAVVLCSAGHTEEHLERTGIAESMRSVMLGDRLLGVGVKGVTMEILGGMVPGDDSCREINLRRARRAGRNL; from the coding sequence ATGCACGTCTATATTCTCTTTGCACATCCATCCAGGACGTCCTTCTCAAGGGAGGTTCTGGAGGCATTTACAGAGGGCCTCAGTGAAGCCGGACACACATATGAGGTCGGGGACCTCTACGGGATGAACTTCAGGTCAGAACTGAGTCAGGAGGAGTACCTCAGGGAGATCAGTCAGGATGAGGGGTCACCATTACCACTGGATGTTATAGAGGAGCATGAGAAGATCGGGAGGGCTGACGCCCTTGCATTCATCTATCCTCTCTGGTGGAGTGACTGCCCTGCGAAACTCAAGGGATGGTTTGATCGGGTCTGGACCTACGGGTACGCCTACTTCTATGAGGATGGAGAGCGGGGCACGAGGATTGACATTGAAAAGGCTGTGGTGCTCTGCTCTGCAGGCCACACAGAGGAACACCTTGAGAGGACAGGCATTGCAGAGAGCATGCGAAGCGTCATGTTAGGTGACAGGCTGCTCGGGGTGGGTGTTAAGGGTGTCACCATGGAGATCCTTGGGGGTATGGTGCCAGGGGATGACTCCTGCAGGGAGATAAATCTCAGGAGGGCCCGCAGGGCAGGGAGGAACCTCTGA
- the nikR gene encoding nickel-responsive transcriptional regulator NikR encodes MTRISMSLPRKLLEEFDEVLRNRGYQSRSKGIRDAIKDYIVRYRWMNEMEGERTGIVSVIYNHHTGAMEDIADIQHHYREYIDAVMRVHLTEKHRLEVLVVRGDVSEIRELTERMMGLRGVEHVRLTSVSAEEEAEYER; translated from the coding sequence ATGACCAGGATAAGCATGTCTCTTCCACGCAAACTTCTTGAGGAATTTGATGAGGTACTGAGGAACCGGGGATACCAGTCAAGATCAAAGGGTATAAGGGATGCAATAAAGGATTACATCGTCAGGTACCGGTGGATGAATGAGATGGAGGGTGAGAGGACAGGTATTGTCTCAGTGATCTACAACCACCACACAGGGGCAATGGAGGACATAGCTGACATACAGCACCACTACAGGGAGTACATAGACGCTGTCATGAGGGTTCACCTCACAGAAAAACATCGCCTTGAGGTCCTCGTGGTGAGAGGTGATGTTTCAGAGATACGTGAACTCACAGAGAGGATGATGGGCCTCCGGGGAGTTGAACACGTGAGACTCACCAGTGTCTCGGCTGAAGAGGAGGCTGAATATGAGAGATGA
- a CDS encoding HEAT repeat domain-containing protein, with translation MSDTDNDGCGGCVLLTIFLIGSYLIISAIGLEGYVILIVIVVSLYIIFRPRETSSKTKYVPKKTSSNPGSANKDYFGYNNEKNSVQTINESVQYNAHPPHVQCLPEDLIVALDSENRESYIEAVNRLIEILHDSEEAYYRSMAASYLGETEDTIAVRALIDAKDDPDENVRESAARALKKIKNAQKDLIKNYETLICENDFFRPYKIYLSEGKFVECRVCGHSKFLQSGVEEVIGFIGDQKYPQRDGKRLFVDLWDQENKKAKNADIDALWIIQSENIDYGWAISAVVQTLKNDITRQKELNEIPVTIKGTPEIPDEEAEILEELFAEIRFEI, from the coding sequence ATGTCTGATACTGATAATGATGGATGCGGAGGATGTGTACTTCTAACAATATTCCTTATTGGCTCCTATTTAATTATATCAGCAATAGGTTTAGAAGGTTATGTGATACTGATAGTGATTGTGGTTTCACTGTACATAATTTTTAGACCCCGCGAGACCAGTTCAAAGACAAAATATGTACCCAAAAAGACCAGTTCAAACCCAGGATCTGCAAACAAAGATTATTTTGGCTACAATAATGAAAAAAATTCTGTCCAAACAATAAACGAATCAGTGCAATACAATGCACATCCACCGCACGTCCAATGTTTACCAGAAGATTTAATAGTTGCTCTTGATTCTGAAAACAGGGAAAGTTACATTGAAGCAGTGAATAGACTTATAGAGATACTCCATGATTCAGAAGAAGCATATTATAGATCAATGGCGGCAAGTTACCTTGGGGAAACAGAAGATACAATAGCAGTAAGGGCACTTATAGATGCAAAGGATGATCCCGACGAAAATGTTAGAGAATCAGCTGCAAGAGCCCTGAAAAAAATTAAAAACGCACAAAAAGACCTTATAAAAAACTATGAAACACTTATATGTGAAAACGACTTTTTCAGGCCATATAAAATCTATCTGTCTGAAGGGAAATTCGTAGAGTGCAGAGTTTGTGGACACTCCAAATTCTTGCAGAGCGGAGTAGAAGAAGTCATAGGATTCATAGGAGATCAGAAATATCCGCAAAGAGATGGAAAAAGGTTATTCGTCGATCTATGGGATCAGGAAAACAAAAAAGCTAAAAATGCGGACATAGATGCCCTATGGATAATACAATCAGAAAACATAGACTACGGATGGGCAATCAGTGCGGTGGTCCAGACACTCAAAAACGATATAACAAGACAGAAAGAACTAAATGAAATACCTGTTACAATAAAGGGAACTCCAGAAATACCCGACGAAGAAGCAGAAATCCTTGAGGAACTCTTCGCAGAAATAAGATTTGAAATCTAA
- a CDS encoding AAA family ATPase — MAVWQENLKRLLNQKEVLILHGNIRDTAYIKDDGSLIRGLTDLINSIGAELGYDRTVSWGTFFDHEERGHSPIWSLEKITPLKGGQPDIRETESQDRVSDVLHRWLEDEVKSIDERTIFVINYMDKITGYCPDGMYSQDTAELVTIIQKIIENISENNRLIMVSLRDTMVPVEYYTNSPRVAVMEIPLPDKTERHLYYSTSLSLNNVQSDQIDLLSNITEGLYMKDLENILSDVLAEIDENGELSSSTLKKIVNRYRIGTEEDPWSRIPLIGPPKGLIDSAENWFLERVIGQDHAVREIVNAIKKARAGVVGLASGGQSKPKATFFFAGPTGVGKTFLAKKLAEYLFDTEEAFLRFDMSEFKEEHTVSKLIGSPPGYIGYDEGGQLTKAIKNRPFSVILFDEIEKAHPKILDIFLQILDDGRLTDSRGQTVFFTESVIIFTSNIGTRTVDSRGNPVSEQNELDDILNDRSLSESERDKRVREHFTRAVREFFTHEISRRELLNRIGSHIIAFNYLDKANFQRSIIQSKLEDLSDNFRDKFSNKGYRLNFQEEVVDYFLKKHGDSISEFGGRGLVNALEDEVGHILADQLLFAEDQGLRDIEFSVYVNDGAIECRRS; from the coding sequence ATGGCGGTATGGCAGGAAAATCTCAAAAGATTACTGAACCAGAAGGAGGTACTCATCCTTCACGGTAATATAAGGGATACGGCTTACATAAAAGATGATGGAAGCCTGATAAGGGGTCTGACGGATCTAATAAACAGTATCGGGGCGGAACTGGGTTATGACAGAACAGTCAGCTGGGGAACCTTTTTTGACCATGAGGAAAGGGGCCACTCACCAATATGGTCCCTTGAGAAAATAACACCGCTAAAGGGAGGTCAACCTGATATACGTGAAACCGAAAGCCAGGACAGGGTCAGTGACGTCCTCCACAGGTGGCTGGAAGATGAAGTGAAATCCATTGACGAAAGAACAATATTCGTCATAAACTATATGGATAAAATTACAGGTTACTGCCCTGATGGGATGTATTCTCAGGATACAGCAGAGCTTGTAACGATTATACAGAAAATAATAGAGAATATTTCTGAAAATAACCGCCTGATAATGGTATCACTCAGAGACACAATGGTCCCTGTTGAATATTACACCAACTCCCCCAGAGTGGCAGTAATGGAGATACCGCTTCCTGATAAAACAGAAAGGCACCTTTACTACTCCACATCACTCTCCTTAAACAATGTTCAGTCAGACCAGATCGATCTTCTCTCTAACATAACAGAGGGCCTCTACATGAAGGACCTCGAAAACATCCTAAGTGATGTTTTGGCAGAAATAGATGAAAATGGGGAATTATCATCCTCAACGCTTAAGAAGATAGTAAACAGGTACCGTATAGGGACGGAAGAAGATCCATGGAGCAGAATACCTCTCATTGGACCACCCAAAGGGCTCATAGATTCGGCTGAAAACTGGTTTCTAGAAAGGGTTATCGGACAGGACCATGCTGTAAGAGAAATAGTGAATGCCATAAAGAAAGCCCGTGCAGGCGTTGTGGGGCTCGCATCAGGAGGACAATCAAAACCAAAAGCAACATTTTTCTTTGCAGGTCCCACAGGGGTTGGAAAAACATTTCTGGCAAAAAAACTTGCAGAGTATCTTTTTGATACCGAAGAAGCGTTCCTCCGATTTGACATGAGTGAATTCAAAGAGGAACATACAGTATCAAAGCTCATAGGTTCCCCTCCAGGTTATATTGGCTATGATGAGGGCGGACAGCTCACAAAAGCCATAAAAAACAGGCCATTCTCTGTGATACTTTTTGATGAGATTGAAAAGGCACACCCAAAGATTCTGGATATATTCCTTCAGATCCTTGATGATGGTCGTCTGACAGATAGCAGGGGACAGACAGTCTTCTTTACAGAGAGTGTGATAATATTCACTTCCAATATAGGTACAAGGACCGTTGACAGCAGGGGGAATCCAGTATCCGAACAGAATGAACTTGATGATATACTAAATGACAGAAGCCTTTCTGAGTCCGAAAGGGATAAGAGAGTAAGGGAACATTTTACCAGGGCGGTAAGAGAATTTTTTACACATGAAATATCAAGAAGAGAGCTTCTAAACAGGATAGGTTCACATATAATTGCATTCAATTATCTGGATAAGGCGAATTTTCAGAGGAGTATCATTCAGAGCAAACTTGAAGATCTTTCAGATAACTTCCGCGACAAGTTTTCCAATAAGGGTTACAGGCTTAATTTCCAGGAAGAGGTGGTTGATTATTTCCTTAAAAAACATGGGGACTCAATATCAGAATTTGGTGGTAGAGGACTTGTCAATGCACTTGAAGATGAAGTAGGGCATATACTGGCGGACCAATTACTCTTTGCTGAAGATCAGGGGCTCCGGGATATAGAATTCAGCGTATATGTTAATGATGGGGCAATTGAATGTCGGAGATCATGA
- a CDS encoding formylglycine-generating enzyme family protein, giving the protein MMVYGDYSIEFDRTGFPLIQFEGWKHFIGLFPVSKYQFERFLAEEGGSRYTDEWYRDILKLNPRRSWRMAYGKIWKLFMTGLDLDVIDDFLNYLGFNYRLPTLDEWKALFEVSDVIEESSSHLKKLCSDRSPEPVLSWIERGLCPLVNEGIFERIHENDVSFVGKPFHGLLPNTWDPKEPKKVNIEKGIGMIGFRVVRE; this is encoded by the coding sequence ATGATGGTCTATGGGGATTATTCTATAGAATTTGACAGGACAGGTTTTCCATTAATTCAATTTGAGGGATGGAAACACTTCATCGGTTTATTCCCTGTCAGTAAATATCAATTCGAACGTTTTCTGGCGGAAGAGGGAGGTTCGAGGTATACTGATGAGTGGTACCGTGATATTCTTAAATTAAACCCCAGAAGGAGCTGGAGAATGGCCTATGGTAAAATATGGAAGCTTTTCATGACGGGACTGGATCTGGATGTTATTGATGACTTTCTCAATTATCTTGGCTTTAATTACAGATTACCCACTCTTGATGAGTGGAAGGCTCTTTTTGAAGTTTCAGATGTTATAGAAGAATCGTCTTCTCATCTCAAAAAGCTATGCTCTGACAGGTCCCCAGAGCCAGTTCTTTCCTGGATTGAACGAGGTCTCTGCCCTCTTGTGAATGAAGGGATTTTTGAAAGGATTCATGAAAATGATGTATCCTTTGTTGGCAAACCCTTCCATGGGCTTCTCCCGAATACCTGGGATCCAAAAGAACCTAAAAAGGTTAACATTGAGAAGGGAATAGGAATGATTGGCTTCAGGGTTGTAAGGGAATGA
- a CDS encoding 4Fe-4S single cluster domain-containing protein has translation MGKLRVGRCLISTNVNGPGRRFVIWFQGCPFRCRGCFNPEFQEEGGGVLLETDTLIETISSIKDNIEGVTFTGGEPMAQAEELVNLASAVKSMGLTLVCFTGYEIEEILEGKIEGKELLEFIDILIDGRYIEEESAPLLWRGSKNQRVHFLTDRYAHLEGTVNECSSREVELKICDDGVYITGMFDWDFWEEFKREVN, from the coding sequence ATGGGAAAGTTAAGGGTTGGCAGGTGCCTGATTTCCACCAATGTCAATGGTCCAGGAAGAAGATTTGTTATATGGTTTCAGGGTTGCCCATTTCGTTGCAGGGGTTGCTTCAACCCGGAATTCCAGGAAGAAGGTGGGGGAGTTTTATTAGAAACTGATACTTTGATTGAAACCATCTCCAGTATTAAGGATAACATAGAGGGTGTTACATTCACTGGTGGCGAGCCGATGGCTCAGGCTGAGGAGCTGGTAAATCTCGCTTCTGCCGTTAAGTCCATGGGTCTTACACTGGTATGTTTTACTGGATATGAGATTGAAGAGATTCTTGAAGGCAAAATAGAGGGGAAAGAACTTCTTGAGTTTATAGATATACTCATAGATGGCCGTTACATTGAAGAAGAAAGTGCGCCCCTTCTCTGGCGTGGCAGCAAAAATCAGAGAGTCCATTTTCTAACAGATCGCTATGCCCATCTTGAGGGCACGGTTAATGAATGCTCTTCAAGGGAGGTGGAACTTAAAATATGTGATGATGGTGTTTACATTACGGGAATGTTTGACTGGGATTTCTGGGAGGAATTCAAAAGGGAGGTTAATTAA
- a CDS encoding nucleotidyltransferase domain-containing protein: MMDIENQKMEKLVEILGKRDEVSIAYLFGSTARGDKGTLGDFDIGVLLKETLKGYDELSFQLELIDELVSALRTDRVDLVIMNRAPLSLNYNIIRDGIVLKDSEEERVRFEGRVMSEYLDRRYHNDRHTRLALRMMAREGLK; encoded by the coding sequence ATGATGGATATTGAAAACCAGAAAATGGAAAAACTTGTGGAGATTCTAGGGAAAAGGGATGAGGTAAGCATTGCATACCTCTTTGGCTCCACTGCAAGGGGGGATAAGGGAACCCTCGGAGATTTTGATATCGGTGTCCTCCTGAAGGAAACCCTGAAGGGATACGATGAACTCAGTTTTCAGCTGGAACTCATAGATGAACTTGTATCCGCACTCCGAACAGACAGGGTGGACCTTGTTATAATGAATCGGGCGCCACTCTCCCTGAATTACAATATAATCAGGGATGGAATAGTCCTGAAGGACAGTGAGGAGGAGAGGGTGAGGTTCGAGGGACGTGTCATGTCAGAGTACCTTGATAGAAGGTACCATAACGACAGACACACCAGACTGGCGCTCAGGATGATGGCACGTGAGGGTTTGAAGTGA
- a CDS encoding DUF86 domain-containing protein produces the protein MKDEVLSKLEKLQEYLRILRGYRSHSLEDLKKDVTLRGAVERYLEVSIECCLDIGEMIISWERARKPETYREVIEILGEIGVLPGDFADKFAPAAGFRNILVHMYAEIDVERVYLYLQRDLEDLEMFAVFVARYLEGMRD, from the coding sequence GTGAAGGATGAGGTACTATCAAAACTCGAGAAACTCCAGGAGTACCTTAGGATACTCAGGGGTTACAGATCGCATTCACTTGAGGACCTTAAAAAGGACGTCACCCTGAGGGGGGCAGTTGAAAGGTACCTTGAGGTTTCCATAGAGTGCTGTCTGGATATTGGTGAGATGATCATATCATGGGAGAGGGCAAGGAAACCTGAAACATACAGGGAAGTCATAGAGATACTTGGAGAAATAGGGGTTCTGCCCGGGGATTTTGCAGATAAATTCGCACCTGCAGCAGGTTTCAGGAATATACTGGTGCATATGTACGCTGAAATAGATGTTGAGAGGGTTTACCTCTACCTTCAGCGGGACCTGGAGGACCTGGAGATGTTCGCTGTATTTGTTGCCAGGTATCTGGAGGGAATGAGGGATTAA